The Thermotoga maritima MSB8 region CGTACGAATACTACGAGAAGTATAAAATCAGACGCTACGGTTTTCACGGTACAAGCCACAGGTACGTTTCGAAAAGAGCGGCGGAGATTCTCGGGAAGAAACTAGAAGAACTCAAGATCATCACCTGTCACATAGGAAACGGCGCTTCAGTAGCCGCTGTGAAATATGGAAAGTGTGTCGATACTTCCATGGGATTCACGCCACTTGAAGGGCTCGTTATGGGTACAAGGTCCGGTGATTTGGATCCGGCAATTCCCTTCTTCATCATGGAAAAAGAAGGTATATCTCCCCAGGAGATGTACGATATACTGAACAAAAAGAGCGGTGTCTATGGACTTTCAAAGGGCTTCAGCTCCGACATGAGAGATATCGAAGAGGCTGCCTTGAAAGGAGACGAATGGTGCAAGCTCGTTCTGGAAATTTACGACTACAGAATAGCGAAATACATAGGCGCATACGCTGCAGCGATGAACGGTGTCGATGCCATAGTTTTCACAGCCGGTGTTGGAGAAAACTCTCCAATCACAAGGGAAGATGTGTGTTCTTACCTAGAATTTCTCGGAGTGAAGCTTGACAAACAGAAGAACGAAGAAACAATAAGAGGAAAGGAAGGCATAATCTCCACTCCCGATTCCCGTGTGAAAGTACTGGTTGTTCCCACAAACGAGGAGCTCATGATAGCGAGGGATACGAAAGAAATAGTCGAGAAGATTGGCAGGTAAAGGAGAGGTGATTTGCAATCCTTCCAAAATACAGAATAATTGAAAAATTTTTGATCGATGAAATAAAATCTGGAAAGTACAAACACGGAGACAAACTCCCCACCGAGAAAGAGTTAATGGAAAGATTCAACGCCAGTCGGGAAACGGTGAGAAAGGCCCTTGAAAGACTGGTAGTTAAAAACCTGGTCATCAGAAAGCCAGGACTTGGAACGTTTGTGAACATAGAAAAGAAAAACAAGGTCGTTGGCATTCTTGTCCAGCAGATCACAAGTTACATATTTCCATATATAGCACTCGGCGCCGAAGAGGTTCTGTTCGCAAACGGGTACAAGATGCTTCTTGGAAATGCTTCTGAGGACCCCCACAAGGAGAGACAGATCATAAACGAATGGCTGGAAGTTGGTGTGGATGGCCTGATAATAGACCCTGTCTACAGTGCCACCAAACGTTCCAACAGAGATTTGATAGAAGACATGGCAAAAAAAGGCACGAAGGTAGTTCTGGTACACACCAACTGGGACATAGAAGGTGTGGGAAGTGTTGTTCTCGACGACTGGTACGGAGGAGAAAAAGCAGCGGAAATATTTTATCAGTATGGACACAGGAATGTGGCTGTATTGTATAAAACGATACACCTTCCCAGTGTTGTGAGAGCCCAGGCTTTTCTGAAACGAGGAAGAGAACTCGGTTTCGAGAAAGTCCACGAGAAATCTTTTCATGTTTCGGAGTTCACCGGTATTGTTATGCAGAGTGCTTTTGAGCTTCTATCTTTACCGAAGGATCAGCGTCCAACTGCGGTTTTCTGCTACAATGATGCAACGGCTCTTCAGTTTTTCCTTGCAGCAAAGAGAATGGGTCTGAAGATACCAGAGGACGTTTCAGTTATAGGTTTCGACGATGCTCCCATAGGTGATTTCAGAGAGATTCTGACCACCTTTGAACATCCCAAGGAAGAAGTTGGAAAGAAAGCAGTCGAGATCCTTTTGAAGATGATCGATGGAGAAAAACCTGAGAAATATGTTTTCAAACCAAAACTCATTATGAGAGAGTCGGTGACGTATCCAAAAAAATGAGGGGCTTTCGCCCCTCTTTCATCTTTTCAAAAGCCCCCAGTAGAGTTCGTTCCATCTCAGTTCTTTTTTGAAGTCCTCGAGATCCAAATTCTCATCGATGACGACGTATTCGATTTCCAATGCCTCCGCCCAGTCGATGAGGTATTCTACGTCAATGGCTGTTGAGAAGGCAGTGTGGTGTGATCCTCCAGCGAGTATCCATGCAGTAGTTGCCCTCTTGAAATCAGGCAGCGGTTTCCAGAGGACCCTGGCTGTCGGGAGTTTTGGCATCTTCCTCTCTATGGGAACGGATAAAACCTTGTTCACAACGAGTCTGAACCTGTTGCCCATATCAACGATCGATGCGTTAACGGCTGGTCCTTCCTGACCATCGAAGACAAGACGGGCAGGATCTGCTTTCCCGCCGATGCTGAGAGGGTGAACCTCTATTCGTGGTTTTTCCTTTGCTATCGTTGGACATACCTCGAGCATGTGAGCCCCTAAAACGAGTTCATTTCCGGGAGTGAGGTGGTAAGTGTAGTCTTCCATAAAAGAAGTTCCGCCGGGAAGACTCGTTCCCATTACCTTGATAGCTCTAACCAATCCCGCTGCTTTCCAGTCACCTTCTGCACCAAAACCGTATCCTTCCTCCATGAGTCTCTGGACCGCGAGCCCGGGAAGCTGTGGAAGATCGTGCAGGTCCTCGAACGTGGTGGTGAAACCAACAGCGTTCTTTTCTTTCAAAAATTCTCTCAGAGCAATTTCTATTTTCGCCTGCTCTCTTATTGCTTTGAGACTGTATTCATCCTCTGGCATGATGTATTTTTCTCTGTATTCTTTGAGAAGTTCCTCTACTTCGCGCTCTGGAACGGCTTTCACTCTCTCTGCAAGTTCTCCAACTCCCCAAGTGTTTATGGACCAGCCGAGTTTTATCTGTGCTTCTACTTTGTCGCCTTCGGTGCTGGCGACTTCTCTCATGTTGTCACCGAACCTGACTATCTGTCCCATTCTTCCATCCTGTATCGCACAGGCCACTCTCATCCACTTTGCGATCTTTTCTCTGACTTCTTTCTCTTCCCAGTGTCCCACCACAACTTTCCTTGGAAGTCTCATCCTTGCATGTATGAACCCATGCTCTCTGTCTCCGTGTGCGGACTGGTTCAGGTTCATGTAATCCATATCGATCGTATCCCATGGAATCTCTCTGTTGTACTGCGTGTGAAGGTGAAGCAGGGGTTTTTTGTTTATGGAGAGTCCCCGTATCCACATCTTCGATGGGGAAAAAGTGTGCATCCAGACGATAACCCCTGCGCATTTGGGGTCTGCGTTTGCCTTCTCAAAGATTTCCGTGATTTCAGAAGAACTCTTCAAAACCGGCTTTAAAACGATCTTTGAAGGGAAGATGGGGTCATCGTTCAGTGAATCCACGATCTTACTTGCCTGTTGCTCCACCTTTTTCAGGGTTTCCAGACCGTAAAGATACTGACTTCCAACGAGAAACCAGAACTCGTACTGCTTGAGATCTATCATTCTCCGACCTCCTTTCTCATGGTTTCATCCTTTTAGTATAACATAAAAGTACGTACCATTATACGTATCATGTCCGTTTCTGCGGAGATTTATGTTAACTAATTGACTATAAGATAATTCTTTGTTGACAGATATGATATACTACCATCGGTACGTACCGTTATCCACTATTTTTAGGCAGGGGGGATTTGTATGAAGAGATTTTTACTGTTGATCTTTCTCATCATCACCTCGTTGATCTTCTCGGTTAAAATCTCCGTTCTCTGTTCTCCAGACAACGCGGACGCCCTGAAGTGGCTTGCCCAGGAGTTCATGAAACAGAATCCCGACATTCAGGTTGAAATCGTACCTCTTTCGTGGGAAGTACTTTATCCGAAGCTGCTGCAGGATCTCAGATCTCAGGCTGGATCGTTCGACGCTTTCACTTACGATGTGATGACCACTGGAGCCGTCTCTTTCCGGACTGGTTGACCTTGGAGAGTTCATGAAACAACATCCAGAACTTGTTCCAGAAGATTACGATTTGAACGATTTTATCCCACAGGTTCTGGAAGAATCTGGAAAGTGGAAGGGAAAACTCATCGGGCTTCCGTTCTACAACAACACAATGCTCTTCTATTACAGAAAAGATCTCTTTGAAGATCCAAAGATAAAACAAGCGTTCAAAGAAAAATACGGTAGAGAACTCACCCTCCCGACCACCTGGGAAGAAGTTGTAGAAATAGCGGAATTCTTCACCAAAAAATACAACAAGAGCTCTCCAACAGACTACGGAATCGCCCTCATGTTCCCGAGAACCCACACACTCTTCTACATGTATCTGCTGTTTTTCGGTGAGTACAGGAACGCACCACTCGGTATCATGAGGCACGGAACCGCGGATCTTGAATTCGGTGAATACTTCACAGCGGATCACAAACCTGCCTTCAACAGTGAAGAGGGATTGAAAGCGCTCGAAATGATGAAAAAACTCATGCCTTACAGTCCAGATCCGCTCGGCTCTGATTACGGTGAAACGATCGAGTACTTCAACCAGGGACTCGTTGCTATGGTACCTCAATGGACGGGACCGTATCTGATCTTCAAGAGCACCCTCGGTGAAGATAAAGTCGGGATCATTCCCATGCCGGGTCGATCCGTGAGTGGTCAATGGGCACTCGGCATCAACAAATTTATACCTGAGGAAAAGAAACTCGCTGCGTTCAAATTCATCATTTTCGCCACCAGCAAATGGGCTGACAAGAACAAGTTCCTGAGATTCGCCGTCGCTCCTGCCAGAATCTCAACACTCCAGGATCCCGAGGTGAGGGCCGCTGATCCGAGAGTTCCCGCCCTCGAGGTAACGTACGTTTCTCAGACCCACAGGCCAAGGATTCCAGAGGAACCAAGACTCGAAGACATCACCGTTGAGACCTTCTCCAAGATCCTCTCTGGAGAACTCCCGCTCTCCATGGAAACGCTGAACGATCTCGCAAAGAAATGGGAAGAGATTCTTGGAAAATAAGGAGGTGAAGAGGGGGCGCTCTGCCCCCTTTTGCCATGAGAAAAAGAATTGTTCCCTGGTTGATGGTCCTTCCCGTTCTCGCTCTTTTCCTTGCAATGACGATCTATCCCTTTGGTTTCATGATCTGGGCTTCTTTCAGAGATTACGATCTTTCAAAGAGTGCGGAGACTCACTTCATTGGTCTTTCGAATTACTTCCAGATTTTCAGAGATTCAACCGCTATCGAATCCATGAAATTCACCGCAAAGCTCCTCTCGATAGCAGTTCCCGTAGAACTTGTTCTCGGTGTTCTCATCGCTTTTCTGATAAGGGGCGTCAAGGGAGAAAAGATAATCAGGTCTTCTCTCCTTATTCCCATGATGATTCCACCGGCAGTTTCCGGGGTTGCCTGGAAGATGTTGTACAACTTTGCCTTTGGACCGGTGAACTGGTTTTTGTCACTCTTCGGTGTTCCCAAAATTTCGTGGCTTGGAGATCCATTCTATGCACAACTGGGGATCATTATCATAGACGTCTGGCAGTGGACTCCTTTCATTTTTCTCATGATATACGCAGGTCTTCAGTCGATACCTCAGGATCTCATCGACGCAGCCCGAGTGGATGGAGCCGATTGGGGAAGAGTCTTTTTGCACGTGGAGTTTCCTCTTCTAAGACCTTTGATTCTGGTTGCTCTTGTTCTAAGAATCATAGACTGTCTGAAGACCTTCGATATTGTCTTCATGACAACCTGGGGTGGCCCAGGATCTGCGACCCACACCTACAGTTTCTACATCTACAAGGTAGGTATTTCTTTTGGATGGAACATCGGTTACGCCTCTGCGTTGAGTGTTCTGCTATTGATTGTGGCGATAGTCCTCGTGAATGTAGTGTTCAGGCTTGTGAGAATGAGACAACAACTGGGGTTTGGGGGTGAGGAGTGATGAAAAAAATCCTGACGATTGTGAGATACATCCTGATCGCCATTTGTCTGATATTTTTCCTTTTTCCCGTTTACTGGCTCGTGATCACGGCCTTTAAGCCTTCAGACGAGTGGTTCACCATGCCTCCTAGATTCTTTCCAACAAAGCCCACGCTTGCTAATTTCTTTGGAGCAAAAGAGACAGAAGTTTTCGGTGGAACAACCGGTTCTATTGAGAACATCTTTCCGTACTTGAGAAACAGTATCGTGGTTGGTGTATCTGTAGCACTTATAGGAACGGTAATCAGTGCCCTCGCTGCCTATGCTATAGCCCGCTACAGGGTAGGAGGTCCATTCCTGGCGGAGTGGATCATCTCCATCAGAATGCTCCCACCTATTGTGTCAGCCGTTCCCCTGTACGTGATATTCACAAAACTGAGACTCATCAACACCTGGTGGGCTCTCATTCTGTCACATCTTGTCATAGTTGTGCCTCTCGGGGTCTGGCTTCTTATCAGCTTTTTCAGAGAGATTCCAAGAGAGATAGATGAAGCGGCCTATGTAGATGGAGCTACTCCCTTTCAAGCGTTCTTCTATGTGGTTCTTCCGCTCAGTGCTCCAGGACTCGCAGCGGTTGCAGTGCTTTCTCTCATTCAAAGCTGGGGAGAGTTCCTTCTGGCCCTTGTTTTAACGAACGATGCACGTGCTCAAACGCTACCCATTTTCCTTGGAAGATACATCACTGGCTGGAGGGTTGCCTGGGGACCTCTTTCGGCTGCAGGAATCGTCACAATGCTTCCCGTTGTGGTCTTTGCTCTTGTTGCCCAGAGGTATCTAATCAGAGGCCTCACTTCGGAGCGGTGAAAGGATAGTTTGTGAAAAAATGAGAAACCATAAGAAAAGAGCTTTTAAACGGAAATATTTGTATCTATTAAGGTATAACATGCAATATTTGTCCAGAAATATACTTGATTTAACAAAAATGGACAATGTAGAATTTGCGTAAAGAATAATGTACGTACCTAAATGTATGAAAAGGAGGAATATCGTTTATGTCCAAAATCGTAGAAGTTTCCAAAAGTCCCTACGCAAAGCTCAAAACGATACCTGTTGGTTCTGTGAGGGTAAATGGATTCATGGGTAAATATTTTGAAACTC contains the following coding sequences:
- a CDS encoding extracellular solute-binding protein produces the protein MKRFLLLIFLIITSLIFSVKISVLCSPDNADALKWLAQEFMKQNPDIQVEIVPLSWEVLYPKLLQDLRSQAGSFDAFTYDVMTTGAVSFRTG
- the ackA gene encoding acetate kinase, coding for MRVLVINSGSSSIKYQLIEMEGEKVLCKGIAERIGIEGSRLVHRVGDEKHVIERELPDHEEALKLILNTLVDEKLGVIKDLKEIDAVGHRVVHGGERFKESVLVDEEVLKAIEEVSPLAPLHNPANLMGIKAAMKLLPGVPNVAVFDTAFHQTIPQKAYLYAIPYEYYEKYKIRRYGFHGTSHRYVSKRAAEILGKKLEELKIITCHIGNGASVAAVKYGKCVDTSMGFTPLEGLVMGTRSGDLDPAIPFFIMEKEGISPQEMYDILNKKSGVYGLSKGFSSDMRDIEEAALKGDEWCKLVLEIYDYRIAKYIGAYAAAMNGVDAIVFTAGVGENSPITREDVCSYLEFLGVKLDKQKNEETIRGKEGIISTPDSRVKVLVVPTNEELMIARDTKEIVEKIGR
- a CDS encoding carbohydrate ABC transporter permease; translation: MVLPVLALFLAMTIYPFGFMIWASFRDYDLSKSAETHFIGLSNYFQIFRDSTAIESMKFTAKLLSIAVPVELVLGVLIAFLIRGVKGEKIIRSSLLIPMMIPPAVSGVAWKMLYNFAFGPVNWFLSLFGVPKISWLGDPFYAQLGIIIIDVWQWTPFIFLMIYAGLQSIPQDLIDAARVDGADWGRVFLHVEFPLLRPLILVALVLRIIDCLKTFDIVFMTTWGGPGSATHTYSFYIYKVGISFGWNIGYASALSVLLLIVAIVLVNVVFRLVRMRQQLGFGGEE
- the araA gene encoding L-arabinose isomerase, with translation MIDLKQYEFWFLVGSQYLYGLETLKKVEQQASKIVDSLNDDPIFPSKIVLKPVLKSSSEITEIFEKANADPKCAGVIVWMHTFSPSKMWIRGLSINKKPLLHLHTQYNREIPWDTIDMDYMNLNQSAHGDREHGFIHARMRLPRKVVVGHWEEKEVREKIAKWMRVACAIQDGRMGQIVRFGDNMREVASTEGDKVEAQIKLGWSINTWGVGELAERVKAVPEREVEELLKEYREKYIMPEDEYSLKAIREQAKIEIALREFLKEKNAVGFTTTFEDLHDLPQLPGLAVQRLMEEGYGFGAEGDWKAAGLVRAIKVMGTSLPGGTSFMEDYTYHLTPGNELVLGAHMLEVCPTIAKEKPRIEVHPLSIGGKADPARLVFDGQEGPAVNASIVDMGNRFRLVVNKVLSVPIERKMPKLPTARVLWKPLPDFKRATTAWILAGGSHHTAFSTAIDVEYLIDWAEALEIEYVVIDENLDLEDFKKELRWNELYWGLLKR
- a CDS encoding GntR family transcriptional regulator, whose translation is MLPKYRIIEKFLIDEIKSGKYKHGDKLPTEKELMERFNASRETVRKALERLVVKNLVIRKPGLGTFVNIEKKNKVVGILVQQITSYIFPYIALGAEEVLFANGYKMLLGNASEDPHKERQIINEWLEVGVDGLIIDPVYSATKRSNRDLIEDMAKKGTKVVLVHTNWDIEGVGSVVLDDWYGGEKAAEIFYQYGHRNVAVLYKTIHLPSVVRAQAFLKRGRELGFEKVHEKSFHVSEFTGIVMQSAFELLSLPKDQRPTAVFCYNDATALQFFLAAKRMGLKIPEDVSVIGFDDAPIGDFREILTTFEHPKEEVGKKAVEILLKMIDGEKPEKYVFKPKLIMRESVTYPKK
- a CDS encoding carbohydrate ABC transporter permease yields the protein MKKILTIVRYILIAICLIFFLFPVYWLVITAFKPSDEWFTMPPRFFPTKPTLANFFGAKETEVFGGTTGSIENIFPYLRNSIVVGVSVALIGTVISALAAYAIARYRVGGPFLAEWIISIRMLPPIVSAVPLYVIFTKLRLINTWWALILSHLVIVVPLGVWLLISFFREIPREIDEAAYVDGATPFQAFFYVVLPLSAPGLAAVAVLSLIQSWGEFLLALVLTNDARAQTLPIFLGRYITGWRVAWGPLSAAGIVTMLPVVVFALVAQRYLIRGLTSER
- a CDS encoding extracellular solute-binding protein, which gives rise to MKQHPELVPEDYDLNDFIPQVLEESGKWKGKLIGLPFYNNTMLFYYRKDLFEDPKIKQAFKEKYGRELTLPTTWEEVVEIAEFFTKKYNKSSPTDYGIALMFPRTHTLFYMYLLFFGEYRNAPLGIMRHGTADLEFGEYFTADHKPAFNSEEGLKALEMMKKLMPYSPDPLGSDYGETIEYFNQGLVAMVPQWTGPYLIFKSTLGEDKVGIIPMPGRSVSGQWALGINKFIPEEKKLAAFKFIIFATSKWADKNKFLRFAVAPARISTLQDPEVRAADPRVPALEVTYVSQTHRPRIPEEPRLEDITVETFSKILSGELPLSMETLNDLAKKWEEILGK